A genomic segment from Tenuifilum sp. 4138str encodes:
- a CDS encoding DUF3108 domain-containing protein, producing the protein MKLYRLILLLTPIITLKVIAQQPDGCRVTNTAFVAGEKVCYEVSYTWFFIWTDVGEACFTVDSDNRFGKTLLHLKATGKSYSFYDWFFKVRDLYESWVDPVSLSPHYYNRNIYEGGFTKENEYWFNQPGDSVKIRVRRKGGPNKFVSVKSPGCLFDVVTAIYYSRCLNFSGIRQGTVFPVNVLMDEEIFNVKYRYLGKDVRKVTGIGKMACLKFQVDLVAGDIFSTNQKLLVWVTDDANKLPVYIESPIRVGSIQVRLKSYQGLRHKLESNN; encoded by the coding sequence ATGAAACTTTACAGGTTAATCCTTCTTTTAACACCAATTATTACCCTTAAAGTCATTGCGCAGCAACCGGATGGCTGCAGAGTAACCAACACGGCCTTTGTGGCTGGCGAAAAGGTTTGTTACGAGGTAAGCTACACCTGGTTTTTTATTTGGACCGATGTTGGCGAGGCCTGTTTTACTGTGGATTCCGACAACCGATTTGGTAAAACATTGCTACACCTTAAAGCAACAGGTAAAAGTTACTCATTCTACGATTGGTTCTTCAAGGTTCGAGACCTTTACGAATCGTGGGTTGACCCTGTGAGTTTATCTCCACACTACTACAACCGCAATATCTACGAGGGCGGTTTTACTAAGGAAAACGAGTACTGGTTCAACCAACCCGGCGATAGCGTAAAAATTCGGGTACGCCGCAAGGGCGGGCCTAACAAATTTGTTTCGGTTAAATCGCCCGGCTGCCTTTTTGATGTGGTTACCGCTATTTACTACTCCCGATGTTTGAATTTTTCTGGCATTAGGCAGGGTACTGTTTTCCCGGTAAACGTATTGATGGACGAGGAGATTTTTAACGTCAAGTACAGGTACTTAGGCAAAGATGTGAGGAAAGTAACAGGGATAGGTAAAATGGCCTGCCTGAAATTTCAGGTCGATTTGGTGGCAGGCGATATCTTCTCAACAAACCAAAAATTGCTGGTTTGGGTCACCGACGATGCAAATAAGCTACCAGTTTACATTGAGTCGCCCATACGTGTTGGGAGCATACAGGTACGACTAAAATCGTACCAGGGGCTACGACACAAACTGGAAAGTAATAATTAG
- a CDS encoding AMP-dependent synthetase/ligase, translating to MEIKRTFDILEAGKDTYENRTVIAVKKNGVWDEYTIERYSQMAHNLSYGLLSMGLRPGDKVANISGNRPEWNIVDMGITQAGMVHVPIYPTISTDEYKYILKHAEVRAIFVGDKALYQKLQPLTADLENFIGIFSTVENGDIRSWNEVLERGKQTAHEWVDELFKIKASVQPDDIATIIYTSGTTGVSKGVMLSHSNFLSNVEACKGLFPLENGDIAVSFLPLSHVFERMVNYYYQSIGVSIYYADNLATIGDVIKEVKPHIFMTVPRMLEKTFDKIIAVGKDLTGLKKQIFFWAVNLGYKYNEVRNSWYYRIRLNLARKLIFSKWQKALGGRLKLIISGGAALQPRLMRVFWAAGIPVFEGYGLTETSPVIAVNHPASPGNIRIGSVGPVVPNVKVKIADDGEILMQGPSLMKGYYKAPDLTQMAIDEEGWFHTGDIGHLDDGKFLTITDRKKEIFKLSNGKYVAPQLIENKLKESFFIEQCMIVGENEKFVSALISPNFSFLHDWCSRHKIHFENNEELITIPEVIARYQKEITTVNKQLSDYEQIKRYRLVAEQWTPQTGELSPTLKLKRKVLYERYEKILEEIYGHTKQTEVRGVNKE from the coding sequence ATGGAAATTAAAAGAACTTTTGACATTCTTGAAGCAGGCAAGGACACCTATGAGAACAGAACAGTAATTGCTGTAAAGAAAAATGGGGTTTGGGATGAGTACACCATTGAGCGATACTCACAAATGGCTCACAACCTCAGCTATGGCTTGCTGTCCATGGGGCTTAGGCCTGGCGATAAGGTTGCAAACATCAGCGGCAATCGGCCTGAATGGAATATTGTTGACATGGGTATTACCCAAGCCGGAATGGTTCATGTGCCCATTTACCCAACAATTAGCACCGATGAGTACAAATACATTCTAAAGCATGCAGAGGTAAGAGCCATTTTTGTAGGCGATAAGGCCTTGTACCAAAAGCTTCAACCCCTTACCGCCGACCTCGAGAATTTTATTGGGATATTCTCAACAGTAGAAAATGGCGATATCCGCAGCTGGAACGAAGTGCTGGAGCGCGGCAAACAGACTGCACATGAATGGGTTGATGAGCTTTTCAAGATAAAAGCATCGGTTCAACCCGATGATATTGCTACAATAATTTACACTTCGGGCACAACAGGCGTTTCAAAAGGGGTAATGCTTTCACACTCCAACTTCCTGAGTAATGTTGAAGCCTGTAAAGGACTATTCCCCCTTGAAAACGGCGACATTGCCGTAAGCTTTCTTCCATTAAGCCATGTATTTGAACGCATGGTGAACTATTACTACCAAAGCATAGGGGTAAGTATTTACTATGCCGATAACCTTGCCACCATTGGCGATGTAATTAAAGAGGTTAAACCCCATATTTTCATGACTGTTCCCCGCATGCTTGAGAAAACATTCGACAAGATAATTGCGGTTGGAAAGGATTTAACAGGGCTAAAGAAACAGATTTTCTTTTGGGCAGTTAACCTTGGCTACAAGTATAACGAGGTACGCAATAGCTGGTACTACCGTATTAGGCTTAACCTTGCCCGCAAGTTAATTTTTTCAAAGTGGCAAAAGGCGCTTGGTGGAAGACTTAAGCTTATCATTAGTGGAGGAGCCGCTCTTCAACCCAGGCTCATGAGGGTATTCTGGGCTGCTGGCATTCCTGTTTTTGAGGGATACGGACTTACCGAAACCTCGCCTGTAATTGCAGTTAATCACCCTGCTTCACCCGGCAACATTAGGATAGGCTCAGTTGGCCCTGTAGTGCCTAATGTAAAGGTAAAGATAGCCGACGACGGCGAAATATTAATGCAGGGCCCCAGCCTGATGAAAGGTTACTATAAGGCCCCCGATTTAACCCAAATGGCTATTGACGAGGAGGGCTGGTTCCACACCGGTGATATAGGCCATTTGGACGATGGTAAGTTCCTAACAATAACCGATAGGAAAAAGGAAATCTTTAAGCTCTCCAACGGGAAGTACGTTGCACCACAACTAATTGAGAATAAACTGAAAGAATCGTTCTTCATTGAGCAATGTATGATAGTAGGGGAAAACGAAAAGTTTGTGAGCGCATTAATTTCGCCAAACTTCAGCTTCCTGCACGACTGGTGCAGTCGCCACAAAATTCATTTTGAGAACAACGAGGAACTGATTACCATTCCTGAGGTTATTGCAAGGTACCAAAAGGAAATTACTACCGTTAATAAACAGCTCAGCGATTATGAACAAATAAAACGTTACCGCTTAGTAGCAGAGCAATGGACACCACAAACCGGCGAGCTATCTCCAACCCTTAAGCTAAAACGTAAGGTTCTGTACGAACGTTACGAAAAAATACTTGAGGAAATTTATGGCCACACCAAACAAACCGAAGTAAGAGGTGTGAACAAGGAATAA
- a CDS encoding ChaN family lipoprotein codes for MKQVFFCLIVCLISVNVFGQDKYAYTIFNGKGDKVVYQSVVSAVKNSDLLLFGELHDNPIAHWLELELTVDVFEATKGNIILGAEMFEADNQLILDEYLGGLISQQRFEAEARLWPNYKTDYKPLVEFAKSKGLKFVATNIPRRYAAMVSAGGFDTLQSLSVMAKSFIAPLPVEYDPNLGCYKGMLSMMGMPGKGKSNPEYFPMAQAIKDATMAYNITRNTSSGKVFLHFHGSYHSNNYEGICWYVKRKMPNLKIVTIATVTQDDVNALAKENMGIADFVIVVPERMTRTY; via the coding sequence ATGAAACAAGTATTCTTTTGTTTAATCGTTTGTTTAATTTCCGTAAACGTTTTCGGACAGGACAAGTACGCCTACACCATCTTCAATGGGAAAGGGGATAAGGTTGTTTACCAGAGTGTTGTAAGTGCAGTAAAAAATTCTGACTTATTGCTATTTGGAGAGCTGCACGACAACCCTATAGCGCATTGGCTTGAGCTGGAATTAACGGTTGATGTTTTTGAAGCCACAAAAGGGAATATAATACTGGGTGCTGAGATGTTTGAAGCCGATAATCAACTTATTCTGGATGAGTATCTTGGTGGCTTAATTAGCCAGCAACGGTTCGAAGCCGAAGCTCGTTTGTGGCCCAACTATAAAACCGACTATAAGCCACTGGTTGAATTTGCTAAAAGCAAAGGTTTAAAATTTGTTGCTACAAATATTCCTCGCCGCTATGCTGCTATGGTTTCGGCAGGTGGTTTTGATACGCTACAATCTCTATCAGTAATGGCAAAATCATTCATTGCCCCTTTGCCAGTAGAGTATGACCCAAACCTGGGATGCTATAAGGGAATGCTCAGTATGATGGGAATGCCCGGTAAAGGGAAATCGAACCCCGAATATTTCCCAATGGCACAGGCCATTAAGGATGCAACTATGGCATATAATATAACCCGAAACACTAGTAGCGGTAAGGTTTTTCTACATTTTCATGGTTCTTACCACTCTAACAACTACGAGGGAATATGCTGGTATGTTAAGCGAAAAATGCCGAACCTGAAAATTGTGACAATTGCAACTGTAACCCAGGATGATGTCAATGCTTTGGCAAAGGAAAATATGGGCATTGCCGATTTTGTCATAGTTGTACCCGAACGAATGACCCGAACATACTAA
- the recG gene encoding ATP-dependent DNA helicase RecG, whose protein sequence is MGNILDSEIMYLPGVGPKRAELLQKELNIYTFGDLITFYPFRYIDRTKINKISEITDELPYVQVVGRVISISEAGAGRHRRLTAIVTDGTGRMELVWFQGITWVLKRLRPNVDYLIFGKATRFGAHFSIAHPEMEIYNPQQDVITGSLQPVYSTTEKLKNNHITSKTIMGFVQTLIPMAIGKITETLPPFIIEQNKLMTLPEALRNIHFPANTTLLHKAQQRLKFEEHFYIQLSILSRQKVRQAKVNGHVFNHVGEMFNRFYHERLPFPLTEAQKRVIKEIRRDMLSGKQMNRLLQGDVGSGKTVVALMCMLLAVDNGYQACIMAPTEILANQHYESITALLGDLPVKVGLLTGSTKRSERNNLHQSLEAGELNILIGTHALLEDVVKFKNLGFVVIDEQQRFGVMQRAKLWEKNSDPPHVLVMTATPIPRTLAMTLYGDLEVSVIDELPPGRKPVKTLHYTDAKRNLVFALMKEQIKRGRQVYVVYPLIKESEKLENLKDLEDGYESIVRAFPPPEYVTVVVHGQMKPEDKDYSMNLFAQGKAHIMVATTVIEVGVNVPNATVMVIESAERFGLSQLHQLRGRVGRGADESYCILVSQVKLTKESRKRLETMVTTNDGFKIAEVDLHLRGPGDIAGTMQSGMPFDLKMANLATDGQLIQHARQVASEILDHDPLLENPRNSIMKEQLSRLEFHRNDYSGIS, encoded by the coding sequence ATGGGAAACATTCTCGACTCCGAAATAATGTACTTGCCGGGTGTTGGCCCCAAGCGTGCCGAGCTGCTCCAAAAGGAGCTGAATATATACACCTTTGGCGATTTAATCACCTTTTACCCGTTCCGTTACATTGACCGAACAAAAATCAACAAAATATCGGAGATTACCGATGAGTTACCCTATGTACAGGTTGTTGGGCGTGTTATCAGCATTTCAGAGGCTGGCGCAGGTCGGCACCGTAGGCTAACAGCCATTGTAACCGACGGCACGGGCCGAATGGAACTTGTTTGGTTCCAGGGCATAACGTGGGTTCTTAAACGGTTAAGACCTAACGTTGACTATCTGATATTTGGCAAGGCAACAAGGTTTGGCGCCCACTTTAGCATTGCCCATCCCGAGATGGAAATTTATAATCCTCAGCAGGATGTTATTACCGGGTCGCTACAGCCGGTTTACTCCACAACGGAAAAGCTTAAAAACAACCACATCACATCCAAAACCATAATGGGATTTGTTCAAACCCTAATCCCAATGGCGATTGGAAAAATCACCGAAACCCTTCCACCCTTCATCATTGAGCAAAACAAGCTAATGACCCTACCTGAAGCCTTACGCAACATTCATTTCCCGGCAAATACCACTCTGCTCCACAAGGCGCAGCAACGGCTTAAGTTTGAGGAGCATTTTTACATTCAGCTTAGTATCCTAAGCCGCCAAAAGGTTCGTCAAGCCAAGGTTAACGGTCATGTTTTCAACCATGTGGGAGAGATGTTTAACCGGTTCTACCATGAACGGCTACCGTTTCCGCTAACCGAGGCCCAGAAACGGGTAATAAAGGAGATTCGCCGCGATATGCTTAGCGGTAAGCAGATGAATAGGCTGCTACAGGGCGATGTTGGTAGCGGCAAAACCGTGGTTGCGCTGATGTGCATGCTGCTTGCAGTTGATAACGGATACCAAGCCTGCATTATGGCTCCCACTGAGATACTTGCCAACCAGCACTATGAATCAATCACTGCACTACTGGGCGATTTACCGGTAAAGGTGGGTTTACTAACCGGCAGTACCAAACGTTCAGAACGCAACAACCTGCATCAGTCGCTTGAGGCGGGCGAACTCAATATCCTTATTGGCACCCATGCGCTACTGGAGGATGTGGTTAAATTCAAGAACCTTGGTTTTGTGGTAATTGATGAGCAGCAACGGTTTGGCGTTATGCAGCGTGCTAAGCTCTGGGAAAAGAATAGCGACCCACCCCATGTGCTGGTAATGACAGCCACCCCAATCCCCCGCACGCTTGCCATGACCCTTTACGGCGATTTGGAGGTGAGCGTAATTGATGAGTTACCTCCGGGTCGTAAACCCGTTAAAACATTACACTACACCGATGCCAAACGTAACCTTGTTTTTGCGCTTATGAAAGAGCAGATTAAAAGGGGCCGACAGGTTTACGTGGTTTATCCGTTAATTAAAGAATCGGAGAAACTTGAGAATTTGAAAGACCTTGAGGATGGGTACGAGAGCATTGTTCGGGCATTTCCACCTCCAGAGTATGTAACCGTGGTAGTTCACGGACAAATGAAGCCCGAAGACAAGGACTACTCCATGAACCTCTTTGCACAGGGCAAAGCCCACATAATGGTGGCAACCACCGTGATTGAGGTGGGAGTTAATGTTCCCAATGCCACGGTAATGGTAATTGAGAGCGCTGAACGATTTGGGCTGTCGCAGCTACACCAGCTCCGCGGACGGGTTGGCCGGGGAGCCGATGAAAGCTACTGCATACTTGTTTCGCAGGTTAAGCTAACCAAGGAATCGCGCAAAAGACTGGAAACCATGGTTACCACAAACGATGGGTTTAAGATTGCCGAAGTTGACCTTCACCTTCGTGGCCCCGGCGATATTGCCGGAACTATGCAAAGCGGAATGCCTTTCGACCTCAAAATGGCCAACCTTGCCACGGACGGACAACTCATTCAACACGCCCGACAGGTAGCCAGCGAGATTCTTGACCACGACCCCTTACTGGAGAATCCGCGCAACTCCATCATGAAGGAACAGCTCAGCAGGCTAGAGTTTCATCGGAACGATTACAGCGGAATATCATGA